Proteins encoded by one window of Emticicia oligotrophica DSM 17448:
- a CDS encoding lipopolysaccharide biosynthesis protein, with protein sequence MNVIKKQAFLGTIFSYGGVLVGFISQFFLIPHNISEAENGLLAVLLSYMYVLVQLSSLGFNAAGSRFFPHFRDAQKGHKGYLFLGLMTGLIGFAITSIGLFLLKDTIVKNEEHSPLFADNFYLLLPITLATLLFNLLDNYAKNLYDTVTGTFLAQFLQRFLILLALILVVFKWVNFEQFLYLWVLAVGFYVVPMFWKASRLDGFSLKPDFSVMTPAFNREFWFYAFLTILTGFSSMVILYIDKIMLAGISTFKETGIYNTASFFGSVMGMALMAVTKAAQPLIADSFAKNDLQNIHTIYKKSCTTSLIVGCWIFLGIYSNIDNLFQLLPPSYAAGKMVVIIISLGKLFDLATGLNGTILALSKHYVYDTYIMIGLIFITVALNYFLIPIYGMNGAAFALAIATVYYNLARYMVVLLKLKMQPFTSDLGKVLLVALTSWLIIRLLPNLEGNKLMSIMDMGYRSVSLTLLYGVVIYWSKVSPELNGAMKNLWLKMVKIF encoded by the coding sequence ATGAATGTAATAAAAAAACAAGCATTTCTTGGTACTATCTTCTCATACGGAGGGGTATTAGTTGGCTTTATTTCACAGTTTTTTCTGATTCCTCACAACATTTCTGAAGCTGAAAATGGACTTTTGGCAGTTTTACTATCGTATATGTATGTTTTGGTACAGCTTTCTTCTTTAGGTTTTAATGCGGCAGGAAGTAGGTTTTTTCCACATTTTCGAGATGCTCAAAAGGGGCACAAAGGATATTTGTTTTTAGGTTTAATGACTGGCTTGATTGGTTTTGCAATAACCAGTATTGGTTTATTTTTATTGAAAGATACAATCGTAAAAAACGAAGAACATTCACCACTTTTTGCCGATAATTTTTATTTATTACTACCGATAACACTGGCCACTTTACTTTTTAATCTCTTAGATAATTACGCAAAGAATCTTTACGATACAGTTACGGGCACTTTTCTAGCTCAGTTTTTACAGCGGTTCTTGATTTTATTAGCCTTGATTTTAGTGGTTTTCAAATGGGTGAATTTTGAGCAGTTTTTATACTTGTGGGTTTTGGCGGTAGGCTTTTATGTTGTTCCGATGTTTTGGAAAGCCAGTCGGCTCGATGGTTTTTCGCTCAAACCAGACTTTTCGGTTATGACTCCTGCCTTCAATCGAGAATTTTGGTTTTATGCCTTTCTTACAATTCTAACTGGTTTTTCATCAATGGTAATTTTGTATATTGATAAAATCATGTTGGCGGGTATTTCTACTTTCAAAGAAACTGGAATTTATAATACCGCTTCCTTTTTTGGAAGCGTAATGGGCATGGCACTAATGGCTGTTACGAAAGCGGCACAACCACTCATTGCCGATTCTTTTGCCAAAAATGATTTACAAAATATACATACCATTTACAAGAAAAGCTGTACTACCTCATTGATTGTTGGCTGTTGGATTTTCTTAGGAATTTATTCGAATATTGATAATCTCTTTCAACTCCTTCCGCCTTCTTATGCGGCAGGAAAAATGGTGGTTATTATCATAAGTTTAGGCAAACTTTTCGATTTAGCTACTGGACTCAATGGTACTATTTTGGCACTTTCGAAACATTATGTGTATGATACTTACATCATGATTGGTTTGATTTTCATCACGGTTGCTCTCAATTATTTCTTAATACCAATTTATGGTATGAATGGAGCAGCTTTCGCCTTAGCTATTGCTACGGTTTATTATAATTTGGCTCGTTATATGGTGGTATTATTGAAGTTAAAAATGCAACCTTTCACTTCTGATTTAGGCAAAGTGCTTCTAGTAGCTTTGACATCATGGCTGATTATCAGACTTTTACCTAACCTTGAAGGAAATAAACTAATGTCAATCATGGATATGGGTTATCGTTCTGTATCTCTCACGCTTCTTTATGGAGTTGTTATTTATTGGAGCAAAGTATCGCCCGAATTGAACGGTGCAATGAAGAATTTATGGTTAAAAATGGTTAAGATTTTCTAA
- a CDS encoding class I SAM-dependent methyltransferase, producing the protein MPVSEEVKNTGLVLDKNNIWRASHAEKMSYPEEGNNYCFAVEDNSFWFKHRNDVIYTLTQRFRFTQNFADVGGGNGFQVKFLAEKYPDKDIFLIEPGYAGCLNAKKRGVKEAYNIFFQEFPFDEKKIDAVGLFDVIEHIEDDKAFLASLAQYLPSGSHIFITVPAHQWLWSEVDDESGHYRRYNLAMFEKLAKDCNLEFTYGSYIFSYLPPIMGILRAIPFRISKLFGKTRKNTLDAELDNHTPSKLATVIFDKIHNWELSRLRKSKMSFGASCAVVLKTK; encoded by the coding sequence ATGCCCGTTTCGGAAGAAGTAAAAAATACAGGCTTAGTGCTTGACAAAAATAACATTTGGCGTGCTTCACACGCTGAGAAAATGTCGTATCCTGAAGAAGGAAATAACTATTGTTTTGCCGTAGAAGATAATAGTTTTTGGTTTAAACACCGCAATGATGTCATTTATACTCTAACGCAAAGATTTAGATTTACCCAAAATTTTGCTGATGTAGGAGGTGGAAATGGCTTCCAAGTGAAATTTTTAGCAGAAAAGTATCCTGATAAAGATATTTTCTTAATTGAACCTGGTTATGCGGGTTGTTTGAATGCCAAAAAAAGAGGCGTAAAAGAGGCTTACAATATCTTTTTTCAAGAATTTCCATTCGATGAAAAGAAAATTGATGCAGTTGGTCTTTTTGATGTGATTGAACATATTGAAGACGACAAGGCATTTTTAGCCTCACTTGCTCAATATTTACCTTCAGGTTCACATATTTTTATTACTGTACCCGCTCACCAATGGCTTTGGTCGGAAGTTGATGATGAAAGCGGTCACTATCGACGTTATAACCTTGCAATGTTTGAGAAACTCGCTAAAGATTGTAACCTAGAATTTACCTACGGTAGTTATATTTTTTCTTATTTACCACCAATTATGGGCATTTTGAGGGCAATCCCGTTCAGAATTTCGAAGTTGTTTGGAAAAACTCGAAAAAATACCCTTGATGCGGAATTAGATAATCATACGCCATCAAAATTAGCGACTGTAATATTTGATAAAATTCATAACTGGGAGTTGTCTCGTCTAAGAAAGTCAAAGATGTCGTTTGGGGCAAGTTGTGCGGTAGTATTAAAAACAAAGTAG
- the rffA gene encoding dTDP-4-amino-4,6-dideoxygalactose transaminase, with the protein MIPFNKPYLSGNELQYIGEAVQSGKISGNGVFTKKCQQFFEEKYGFRRCLLTTSCTDALEMAAILCDIQVGDEVIVPSYTFVSTANAFVLRGAKIVFADSSEENPNLDATKLASLITSKTKAIVVVHYAGIACDMDAIMAIAKKHQIYVIEDAAQAIDSFYKGRALGSIGHLSAFSFHETKNIISGEGGMLVINDERFEKRAEIIWEKGTNRSAFWRGEVDKYNWVDIGSSFLPSEVVAAYLYAQLENLEKIQARRKQIWDNYFTAFKALADKGKLKLPVIPVYATNNAHMFYLLTDSIEQRDALITYLKENKIYAVFHYISLHSSPFYQEKAREVSLPMSDYYSDCLVRLPLFYELSEADQQLIIEKIIAFYN; encoded by the coding sequence GTGATTCCATTTAATAAACCATACCTTTCTGGCAACGAGCTACAATACATCGGTGAGGCCGTTCAATCGGGTAAAATCTCTGGAAATGGTGTATTTACAAAAAAATGCCAGCAGTTTTTTGAAGAAAAATACGGTTTTCGACGCTGTTTACTTACTACTTCATGCACCGATGCCCTTGAAATGGCTGCTATTTTGTGCGATATTCAGGTAGGTGATGAAGTAATTGTACCCTCTTACACATTTGTTTCTACCGCTAATGCCTTTGTTTTGCGAGGTGCAAAAATTGTTTTTGCTGATAGTTCAGAAGAAAATCCAAACCTTGACGCAACCAAATTAGCATCTTTAATTACTTCTAAAACCAAGGCTATTGTGGTTGTGCATTACGCAGGAATTGCCTGCGATATGGATGCCATAATGGCCATTGCGAAAAAGCACCAAATTTATGTAATTGAAGATGCTGCCCAGGCTATTGATTCTTTCTACAAAGGCCGAGCTTTGGGTAGTATTGGGCATTTATCTGCATTTAGTTTCCATGAAACTAAAAATATTATTTCGGGCGAAGGTGGGATGTTAGTTATCAATGATGAACGTTTCGAAAAAAGAGCCGAAATTATTTGGGAAAAGGGTACAAATCGCTCTGCTTTCTGGCGTGGAGAAGTTGATAAATACAATTGGGTCGATATTGGTTCTTCGTTTTTGCCTTCAGAAGTGGTGGCAGCTTATTTATATGCCCAATTAGAGAATCTTGAAAAAATACAAGCTCGTCGTAAGCAAATTTGGGATAATTATTTTACGGCATTCAAAGCCTTAGCCGATAAGGGTAAACTAAAATTGCCTGTTATTCCGGTCTATGCTACCAATAATGCACACATGTTTTATTTATTGACAGATTCAATTGAGCAAAGAGATGCCTTGATTACTTACTTGAAAGAAAATAAAATATACGCAGTGTTCCATTATATTTCATTACATAGTAGTCCATTTTACCAAGAGAAAGCAAGGGAAGTATCACTTCCAATGAGTGATTATTACTCCGATTGTTTGGTGCGATTGCCTTTATTTTATGAATTAAGCGAAGCCGACCAACAGTTGATTATTGAAAAGATTATTGCGTTTTATAATTGA
- a CDS encoding DUF6044 family protein translates to MLFSVNKSLIISFFLLLCFFAFLIFLGEDASIRVHDNLEANIAWYKSLADQHLLLASSYTPNETVMQAPRIAFGSELSLIAWLFVWFKPIIAYNINVVLMSLIAFIGTYLFTKDSLKLSPKIAPLVALAFALLPFWFSGGQSAAGQPLLFWSFDRILKKHHSLLEWTIFLLFPFYSSLIIAGLFMMVLMVAYLGLKFLTNDKRIAYKEGIFALVILTVGYVLVEYRLFLDILKIGTPTGFTPHRLEFIQGNSFSESLKAAKNSFLGGQNHFPSIHTYLILPAAFLYSIYAFFKRKTLATILLCLLILAGIALIDGFWTYEGFETFKDSIPILKAIQLDRFYSLYPILWFSIFALIIREIPIKFALVLGAAQVILVLFSNQVFGDFIKKNIHGRDYVSYREFYAESLFSRVKAVLQNDSKTTPRVGLVGLHPAVAQYNQIPTIDGYVVLYSLAYKHQIQAIIQSELNQNKFIKDYFEKWGSRCYLFDNEAIISGDGILKTQKCCTKSLDYDFVKLKQLKCGYIISAVEVQKPSVHLKLLSKVEDANWRVWIYKVL, encoded by the coding sequence ATGCTATTTTCTGTAAATAAATCATTGATTATAAGCTTCTTTTTGCTTTTGTGCTTCTTTGCCTTTTTGATATTTTTAGGTGAAGATGCCTCAATTAGAGTGCATGATAATTTAGAAGCAAATATTGCTTGGTATAAATCGTTGGCTGATCAACATTTACTTTTGGCGAGTTCTTATACGCCCAATGAAACCGTCATGCAAGCTCCACGCATTGCTTTTGGCTCGGAGTTAAGCCTTATTGCTTGGCTTTTTGTGTGGTTTAAGCCAATCATCGCATATAATATCAATGTGGTGCTGATGAGCTTGATTGCTTTTATCGGTACTTATTTATTTACTAAAGATTCCCTCAAACTTTCCCCTAAAATAGCTCCTTTAGTTGCTTTAGCTTTTGCATTATTACCATTTTGGTTTTCAGGTGGACAAAGTGCGGCAGGTCAACCTTTGTTATTTTGGAGTTTTGATAGAATCTTGAAAAAACACCATTCTTTACTCGAATGGACGATTTTTTTACTCTTTCCATTTTACTCATCACTCATCATTGCAGGTTTATTCATGATGGTCTTGATGGTGGCTTATTTGGGGCTAAAGTTTTTGACTAATGATAAAAGGATTGCCTACAAAGAAGGAATTTTTGCTTTAGTAATACTCACAGTTGGATATGTTTTGGTAGAATATCGACTTTTCTTAGATATTCTTAAAATTGGGACTCCCACTGGGTTTACGCCCCACAGATTAGAGTTTATTCAGGGAAATTCTTTTTCTGAATCATTAAAAGCTGCTAAAAACTCCTTTTTAGGTGGACAAAATCATTTTCCTTCTATTCACACATATTTGATTTTACCAGCGGCATTTCTTTATAGTATTTATGCTTTTTTTAAACGAAAAACATTAGCTACTATACTTTTATGTTTATTAATATTAGCTGGAATTGCCTTAATTGATGGGTTTTGGACTTATGAGGGCTTTGAAACATTCAAAGATAGCATTCCCATTTTAAAAGCTATTCAACTTGACCGCTTTTATTCACTTTACCCGATACTTTGGTTTAGTATTTTTGCCTTGATTATCAGAGAAATACCTATCAAGTTTGCGTTGGTTTTAGGGGCAGCTCAGGTAATTCTGGTTTTATTCAGTAATCAAGTTTTTGGTGATTTTATTAAAAAGAACATTCATGGACGAGACTATGTTTCTTACCGAGAATTTTATGCTGAAAGCCTATTTTCAAGAGTAAAAGCTGTTCTGCAAAATGACTCTAAAACTACTCCACGTGTGGGTTTGGTTGGTTTACATCCTGCGGTCGCACAGTATAATCAAATACCAACAATTGATGGTTATGTGGTGCTTTATTCATTGGCCTATAAACATCAAATTCAAGCAATTATTCAGTCTGAACTTAATCAAAATAAATTTATCAAAGATTATTTTGAGAAATGGGGGAGTAGATGTTATTTGTTTGATAATGAGGCGATTATTTCGGGAGATGGTATTTTGAAAACCCAGAAATGTTGCACTAAAAGTTTAGATTATGATTTTGTAAAATTGAAGCAATTAAAGTGCGGCTATATCATATCGGCTGTCGAAGTTCAGAAGCCTTCGGTGCATTTAAAACTACTTTCAAAAGTAGAAGATGCTAATTGGCGTGTTTGGATTTATAAAGTGTTATAA
- a CDS encoding bile acid:sodium symporter family protein, whose protein sequence is MKNYTYTLCIIIAATIAYFFPQYFTEINGFQLKELIIPLLQVIMFGMGTTMTYDDFMGVIKMPRAVIVGLVCQFTIMPFLGFAIAKSFNFPPEIAAGIILVGCSPSGLASNVMSYIAKANVALSITITSFATLLAPIMTPFLMKVLGGQFIEVDFWSMTFDIAKMIIVPVGIGFLVTKLLAGRAAWLQQVLPVISMAGIAFIIVIITAAGQKSLQTVGIALVFATLLHNLGGFILGYWGARLFRLPEQDCRTVAIEVGLQNAGLASGLAKAMGKLATVGIAPALFGPIMNTNGSLLASFWSTRKPS, encoded by the coding sequence ATGAAAAATTATACTTACACGCTGTGCATAATCATTGCAGCTACAATTGCTTATTTTTTCCCTCAATACTTTACGGAAATTAATGGTTTTCAATTGAAAGAGTTGATTATTCCACTTCTGCAAGTCATTATGTTTGGCATGGGAACAACCATGACTTACGATGATTTTATGGGAGTTATAAAAATGCCAAGAGCCGTAATAGTTGGTTTGGTTTGTCAGTTTACTATCATGCCATTTTTAGGTTTTGCCATTGCCAAAAGTTTTAATTTCCCTCCTGAAATTGCTGCGGGGATAATTTTAGTTGGATGTTCGCCGAGTGGTTTAGCTTCTAATGTGATGTCTTATATTGCTAAAGCAAATGTTGCATTATCCATCACAATTACTTCATTTGCAACGCTTCTTGCTCCAATTATGACACCTTTTTTGATGAAAGTTCTTGGCGGTCAATTTATTGAAGTAGATTTTTGGAGTATGACATTCGATATTGCCAAAATGATTATTGTTCCAGTAGGAATAGGTTTTTTAGTGACGAAATTATTAGCTGGTCGTGCAGCTTGGTTACAGCAAGTATTACCAGTTATTTCGATGGCTGGTATTGCTTTTATTATTGTTATTATAACGGCTGCTGGACAGAAATCATTGCAAACTGTTGGTATAGCCTTAGTTTTTGCCACATTGTTGCATAATTTGGGCGGGTTTATATTAGGTTATTGGGGTGCAAGGCTCTTCAGATTACCTGAGCAAGATTGCCGCACCGTAGCTATTGAAGTAGGTTTACAAAATGCAGGTTTGGCATCTGGTTTAGCCAAAGCAATGGGGAAACTCGCTACTGTGGGCATTGCACCAGCACTTTTTGGACCGATTATGAACACAAACGGCTCACTTTTGGCCAGTTTTTGGAGTACAAGAAAGCCTTCATAA
- a CDS encoding glycoside hydrolase family 10 protein, with amino-acid sequence MHFKKAAFFLIIYAFLSGCSKKVNQQVVSKPAGPKREFRAVWIATVDNIDWPTRKGLSSEAQQQEFRTILDKQKSYGMNAVFVQVRAAADAFYARSKEPWSEWLMGEQGKAPNPYYDPMVFMIHETHERGLEFHAWLNMNRGTHKASKSVMEYHITKTKPEWFLSYGGYKLFNLGIPEVRNYITDVVVNIVRNYDVDGIHFDDYFYPYAEANQKLRDEDTFKKYNDGFSNIDDWRRHNVDMVVKNVSEAIKREKPKVKFGISPSAVWRNASTDPIGSATQGGQPSYDNLYADTRKWVKEGWLDYIAPQIYFSFEFDKVPYKVMTDWWVKNSFGRHLYIGHGAYRIKAGSKDEGWEKANQIPRQIRYNRTKPQISGSIYFSSKSLTNNELSVNDSLRNIYNYPALVPSMPWKDKTPPNAPQNVKVKKVADLGITLTWELPALPPKDAEDVYAFVIYRFEENEAINLENPARILQIVRNQGLLNFTDKTFNQGKSYLYVVTALDRLQNESVMSNVVKLK; translated from the coding sequence ATGCACTTCAAAAAAGCAGCTTTTTTCCTAATAATCTATGCTTTCCTAAGTGGGTGTAGTAAAAAAGTTAACCAACAAGTTGTCTCAAAGCCAGCAGGTCCTAAACGAGAATTTCGTGCCGTATGGATTGCCACAGTCGATAATATTGATTGGCCCACACGAAAAGGCTTAAGTTCTGAAGCTCAACAACAAGAATTTCGTACTATTCTCGATAAACAAAAAAGTTATGGCATGAATGCCGTATTTGTACAAGTACGTGCCGCTGCCGATGCTTTTTATGCCAGAAGTAAAGAACCTTGGTCAGAATGGCTTATGGGTGAGCAAGGCAAAGCTCCTAACCCCTACTATGACCCAATGGTGTTTATGATACACGAAACACACGAACGTGGACTTGAGTTTCATGCTTGGCTCAATATGAATCGAGGCACACACAAGGCATCGAAAAGTGTGATGGAATACCATATTACCAAAACGAAACCCGAATGGTTTTTAAGCTACGGAGGATACAAATTATTTAATTTAGGCATTCCTGAAGTACGAAATTATATCACTGATGTGGTAGTAAATATTGTTCGCAATTATGATGTGGATGGCATTCATTTCGATGATTATTTTTATCCTTATGCCGAAGCCAATCAAAAACTAAGAGATGAAGATACATTCAAGAAATATAACGATGGTTTTAGCAATATTGACGATTGGCGACGCCACAATGTAGATATGGTGGTGAAAAATGTAAGTGAGGCCATCAAACGTGAAAAGCCAAAAGTAAAATTTGGCATTAGTCCATCGGCAGTTTGGAGAAATGCCTCTACTGACCCCATCGGTTCAGCAACCCAAGGTGGACAACCTTCTTATGATAATCTTTATGCCGATACTCGTAAATGGGTAAAAGAAGGTTGGTTAGATTACATTGCCCCACAAATCTATTTTAGCTTTGAATTTGATAAAGTACCTTACAAAGTAATGACCGATTGGTGGGTAAAAAATTCTTTTGGCCGACACCTCTACATTGGTCATGGAGCCTATCGAATAAAAGCTGGAAGCAAAGATGAAGGTTGGGAAAAAGCAAATCAAATTCCACGTCAGATTAGATATAACCGCACCAAACCACAAATTAGTGGCAGTATTTATTTTAGTTCTAAATCATTAACTAACAATGAGTTATCTGTAAATGATTCTCTAAGAAATATTTACAATTATCCCGCTCTTGTGCCAAGCATGCCTTGGAAGGATAAAACCCCTCCCAATGCCCCCCAAAATGTAAAAGTCAAAAAAGTTGCTGATTTGGGAATCACTCTTACTTGGGAATTACCAGCACTCCCCCCCAAAGATGCTGAAGATGTTTATGCTTTTGTGATATATCGTTTTGAAGAAAATGAAGCAATTAATCTAGAAAATCCAGCTCGCATCTTGCAGATTGTAAGAAATCAGGGACTTTTAAATTTTACTGATAAAACTTTCAATCAAGGGAAAAGCTATCTTTATGTAGTAACTGCTCTTGACCGCCTACAAAATGAGAGCGTTATGAGTAATGTGGTGAAATTGAAATGA
- a CDS encoding DUF4290 domain-containing protein encodes MKEYGSNIQKLTDYIGTLPDREQRTRYAHILIELMRQIHPNMREGIDYSKKLWDDLYVMANFDLDVDSPFPPPPKEILGKKPMTVPYNQHQLKHRLYGRNLELLVLKAMITPELDDRKAFISYMVRLMKSFYQVWNKDTIETAECLQQILELSGFKLQQEIDELRRDGLMESSPRDGSSNRQRSQQNQGQNGGGHQFRDNRGDNRDNRNNRNDRNDRNKNFGNNGNYKNNKNNNNRRPR; translated from the coding sequence GTGAAAGAATACGGAAGTAACATTCAGAAATTAACAGACTACATTGGTACTCTGCCTGACCGTGAACAACGCACAAGATATGCACATATTTTGATTGAATTGATGCGTCAGATTCACCCAAATATGCGTGAGGGAATCGACTACTCGAAGAAACTTTGGGATGACCTCTACGTAATGGCCAATTTTGATTTAGATGTTGATAGCCCGTTTCCGCCGCCACCAAAAGAAATTTTGGGTAAAAAGCCAATGACGGTACCTTATAACCAACACCAACTCAAACATCGCCTTTATGGTCGTAATCTAGAGTTATTGGTGTTGAAAGCCATGATTACACCCGAACTCGATGACCGAAAGGCGTTTATTTCTTATATGGTGCGATTAATGAAGAGTTTCTATCAAGTTTGGAATAAGGATACTATTGAAACTGCTGAATGTTTGCAACAAATTTTAGAACTTTCAGGTTTTAAATTACAGCAAGAGATTGACGAACTTCGCCGTGATGGTTTGATGGAATCTTCGCCAAGAGACGGTAGTAGCAATCGTCAGCGTTCGCAGCAAAATCAAGGTCAAAATGGGGGAGGCCACCAATTCAGAGATAATCGTGGCGATAACCGTGATAATCGTAATAATCGTAATGACCGCAACGACCGCAATAAAAACTTCGGTAATAATGGCAATTACAAAAACAACAAAAACAATAATAATCGCAGACCGAGATAA
- the murA gene encoding UDP-N-acetylglucosamine 1-carboxyvinyltransferase, whose product MASFKITGGRKLKGEIIPQGAKNEALQILCAVLMTKEPVTIHNIPNIRDVNKLMELLEDMGVSRNKIGEGSYRFQADAVNFEYFETAEYKDKAASLRGSIMLLGPMLARFGKGKAPRPGGDKIGRRPLDTHFTGFQKLGAEFIYDPNDAFYTVDGSKMKGAYVWMDEISVTGTANVLMAAAMAEGTTTIYNAACEPYLQQLCKMLNRMGAKITGVGSNLLTIEGVSELGGCEHTMLPDMIEIGSFIGLAAMTQSEITIKNCQIPELGIIPDVFKKLGIQMEFRGDDIHIPAQKHYEISSLIDGSILTIYDAPWPGFTPDLISIILVTAIQAKGAVLIHQKMFESRLFFVDKLIEMGAQIILCDPHRANVIGLNREHNLRGIRMTSPDIRAGVSLLIAALSADGTSTIDNIEQIDRGYQDIDKRLNAIGAEIIRI is encoded by the coding sequence ATGGCATCATTTAAAATAACAGGAGGACGAAAACTTAAAGGAGAAATTATTCCGCAGGGGGCGAAAAACGAAGCATTACAGATTTTGTGTGCCGTTTTAATGACCAAAGAACCTGTAACGATTCATAATATTCCAAATATCCGTGATGTAAATAAACTCATGGAATTACTTGAAGATATGGGGGTAAGCCGCAATAAAATCGGTGAAGGCTCTTATCGTTTTCAGGCTGATGCTGTAAACTTCGAGTATTTCGAAACGGCTGAATATAAAGATAAAGCGGCTTCTTTGCGTGGTTCAATCATGCTTTTAGGTCCAATGTTGGCACGTTTTGGCAAAGGAAAAGCTCCACGTCCGGGTGGCGATAAAATCGGTCGCCGTCCTTTAGATACACACTTCACTGGTTTCCAAAAACTTGGTGCTGAATTTATCTACGACCCCAACGATGCTTTCTATACAGTAGATGGCTCAAAGATGAAAGGAGCGTATGTATGGATGGATGAAATTTCGGTAACAGGTACGGCCAATGTTTTGATGGCTGCTGCCATGGCTGAAGGTACAACTACTATCTATAATGCTGCTTGTGAGCCATATCTTCAACAGTTGTGTAAGATGCTCAACCGAATGGGAGCAAAAATTACGGGTGTAGGTTCAAACTTGCTCACTATTGAAGGTGTAAGTGAATTAGGTGGTTGTGAACATACGATGCTTCCAGATATGATTGAAATTGGTAGTTTTATTGGTTTGGCTGCCATGACTCAATCGGAGATTACCATTAAAAACTGTCAGATTCCAGAACTTGGTATTATTCCCGATGTATTCAAGAAATTAGGTATTCAGATGGAATTCCGTGGAGATGATATTCATATTCCTGCTCAGAAACACTACGAAATCAGCTCATTGATTGATGGCTCGATTCTGACAATTTATGATGCTCCGTGGCCGGGCTTTACACCTGATTTGATTTCGATTATTTTGGTTACAGCTATTCAGGCTAAAGGTGCGGTGTTGATTCACCAAAAGATGTTTGAAAGTCGCCTTTTCTTTGTTGATAAATTGATTGAAATGGGTGCCCAGATTATTTTGTGCGACCCACATCGTGCCAACGTAATTGGTTTAAATCGTGAGCATAATTTACGTGGAATCAGAATGACATCGCCAGATATTCGTGCTGGGGTTTCGTTGTTGATTGCGGCACTTTCGGCCGATGGTACGAGTACAATTGATAATATCGAACAAATTGACCGTGGCTACCAAGACATCGACAAACGCTTGAATGCGATTGGTGCCGAAATTATTAGAATATAG